In the Besnoitia besnoiti strain Bb-Ger1 chromosome IX, whole genome shotgun sequence genome, gaagaaagagcaTGAAGAGTAGAAGAATGGGGCCGAACTTGGACGCAGGAAAGGCGCAGCAAGGAATCACAATGGCCAGGGCAAGGAAGGTCGCGCCGAAAAGCAAAAGGAAACCCGTAGTCATCTGAAGGAAGCAAATGCGGCACAGCGGCATGCGGAAAACGGAGAGGAGATCCTCCCGACAAGGATAAACAGGGGAGACTTCGAGGAACACACGCATGGAGATGTGCAAAAAGGAACTAAGGGGCGGTGCAAAACGTGGACGAGAAAGGAAGAATACATATAATAGaccgcgcagaagaaggcacTACCAAGAGAGAGGTGACACGGGGAAAtgaggcgaagcgagaaaaaTATCGTTcagacgaaaaaaaaaagaaaaaaaggaaaaaccgATAGAAAAACGTAGAAGACGGAGGCAGCTGAAAGAACACCCGGACGCAGGAACCAAAGACACGGCACGCTCGGGCAGAAAACGACTCTCACCTCAGCGAGAAGGTAGGGAGCGGCGCTGTAGAAACCGTCTGACGTTTCGTAAAGATACGTGATCTTCTTTTCCATGTAGAGAGTCATGTTCACAGCAGGAATGCTCGCCAGTGAAAGCGACAGCTGACCGAAACATAAACGCATGCAGCACGGTGTCATAGCGCAGATCAGACATGAACTCTGACCAGAGGGATAGGCAGGCAAACTTGAGACTCTCTTCAGAAATCAAGCGCAATTGCATGTGCCTGCTCGCGAGTGAATTAGGTGGAAGCAGGGCTGTAGCTGGTGCGTGCTGCGTGGCTCACGAGGAGAACCTCGCAAAAGGTCTTCAtaaacatacatatatgtaagTAAATATGCTGTTTTTGCTGGTATTAATTCTATGCTATTGAGGAACGAGTTGGTGCTCGCAAAAAAGCAAGAATATATATGCGTTTTAACTGAAACACTGAAAGAACAAGAACTGAAGCATAGTTTGAGCTTAAGGAAAGTCGAGTTCAAATTTTTTGAATATATTGAATTACTGAAAAACTGATGAATCTACACAGTTACAACAATAATGGTGAAACCATCTATTCCATCCTGCTTAGAAAACGAGGCAAAGAATCAACACACGATTCCTTCCGCTCTATCCGTCCCGTGAAGAGCAACACGCAGCTAGGCATATTCATACAACAAATGCGCGTCCTCAAACAGGGCCCGTACACCCATATCCATGCACGCAGCTACatgaacatatatatatatatatatatatatatatatatatatatatatatatatatatatatttgtctTACGAGGACGAGCGAAGAGAGTTGATACATTATTGCCTTTTCTTGGTAGACTTTAGAAAACAGAACGGCCGTGAGGatggcgacgaggagagcaTTGCCAGCCATCATGAGCAGGGCATTCCGGTCTCTCCAGGCAAGCGTgaagctgcgccgcgcgagaatCCAAAACTGACCCAAGAACCTCGGGAGCGCGTGtctggcgacgaggcagccagcagacacacagagaaAGGTgacggcagcgcctgctgaaGGCGAAACGGCGCAGGAAGAACTGACAGCGAGCACTACGCGAGACCGGAGGATGTGCCGGGTCATAAAACGTCTCGAGAGTGCAACCAGACAGACGCTCAAGGCTcgacagaggcagagaggaacgACGCCAACCCTGAAACTCACAACAGGGCCCCAGTTGCCCGCGACCCCGAACGCGCCCCAAACAATCGACTTGGCAGCCGCGCTGATGCGGCCTCCAGCAATCCCAGCTGTGAAACCTGAGCCACCAAGAAGTGGGCACGTGATGAGCAGAGACAATGCGCCTTCAGGAAAGCCACGCATCCAACGCCACGAAGGTGCGAGAGCCACGGGGTCGGCGCCGATAGCGGAGACCCGCGACAAGCACATCCGCAATCGCACAGAGATTCCCTCTCTAGCCGATAATGCAACTCGAAGTGGCAAGACACCCGTCTCCTTCTGTCCTCCCAGTcccacccctccccccccccgcgaccTACTTGAATCCGGGCTCCTGATGCAGAGCGCGCACGAGTGCATGTGTGCCAGCGAAAGAGCTCGCAATGGTCAGTCTCctgggctccgccgccacgTCCTCTACGGCCCCCTTTAGGTTTCCATCTCCTTGCGCAGGCTCGACTCGCGTCCGCGCTTTGccgccccttcccccccgcgcgccgtttggctctgcgtcctccggcgcgagcagcaccccgccgaggccgcccgcagaccctcgaggcgaggagaccgcggcctcgccctggctcgagagccgcggcgtcgagagACCCTTGGAGGCcaagctcgcgcgcctggaggcgtACGCGGTCGCAAGCTTCTCCACAGTCTCCTCCGACGACGTGAGCTCCATGTAAAACTCCGCGGGATTAACGTACGGGGGCAGAGGATAGCCTGCAACGGCGGaagcaggcgcacgcgggaGACGCAAAAGGCGACGTGAGGCAaccgcgagcggagagacTGAGTCTAACTTGCAGCGTCCCCTGCAGCGACAGACGGAGACTCTGCGCCAGGCGACCCACTGAGACGCCAGGTTGCAGGGTCCCGGGTCTCAGCCctgaagcgaagaaaagagactcggcggaagcggcggcgaagacagcACAGAACACCCTGACGTCGTGTTTTCACTAAAACGGGCCTCAGCACGgatgcgcgcgcgagacagtgaaggaagcgcagagagaagaagagagacactgGAGAGTCCTCGCTCACGACTCAGCGAgcgggagaagagaaagcgaacgcGGAATTCGAGCCTTGCACTCAAGAGCTGCGCACTCCGAGGACAGGAGAGCGCATATTCTCTCGACAAAAACAGAATTTTGGCAGAAGCGGCAAGTTTTCTTTACAAAGTCCACACCTAGTTGCGAGAAGTACGCTTCCATGTGCGCCTTGGTTCCGTTGTAGAGACAGCGCCCGCTCGCGAGGAGAATGAACGCGTCAAACATCTCGAAGAcctcgacgcgcggctgATGGATAACGACAAGAAACGACACCTGGCAGGCCTTGGCAACCTCCCGAATGCCAATCATCAACGACTCCGCGTCCGTCGAACTCAGCCCTGAAAAGGCAAAAAACGCAACGCGCGAGTCGCACAGACAGCGCACTTTACATCGACTGCGTCAACTCCAGCAGCCATGAAGAGAAACAAAAAACTGGGTCACTGTGGTTTTAGTGCACCGACACACATGCACGCACACCTACgcatctatacatatatatatatatatatatatacatttatatgcgaatgcgtatgtatatacgcaAACGTATTTGCGCACGCAGGGTTATTATAGGTAACGCGATACAGATACAGCTATAGGCATCGGAGGTGCTTCGAGAGGCTGCGCTCCTCGCGCGTTCCGCTATCCTTGCGTAACTGCGTCCCTGTCTCAGAAGTGCTTTTCTTAAAAACATTTATACTTGCTGTTCGCATGCAGGGATTTCGGTGTACGGTGGGCATCTCCACGACCAAGGTCAAGCGGCACTGCAGTCTTCATCGGAAGATCTACAGTATTCTACGGATCTTCACGTCGCTGCTTTCTCGACTGaggttatatatatatatatatataagtatggATAAATATGTGTAATTCGCGTGAGATGAGCAGACTTCGCTTCTCAAATCCTGGACCTGAAGGGCGCGGTTTTTTTTAAGATTTCTTTTGCTCGGACCTGAGGTCGGTTcgtcgcagaaggcgagactCGCGTGCGTCACCAGCGCGCGGCCGATCATCAGCCGCCGCTTCTGACCGCCTGAGATCCCGCGAACGACTGTGTTGCCTACGCGCTGCAGGAGAAAAGATGCGAGTAGCAGAAGCACACCGACGCCTTCACGATCATCTACTTGCGCTCAGGTGCacacatgtatgcatatTTCCACAGGAATCTACAAAAGAGTCAcggcagagagacgagggcatcccgcgccctgcgcatAAGCAATTGCTCCAACAGACggacagacagacgcgcacACGCATCGCCGCGATTTCAGAGGCCGTTCTgaaggggcggcgcggcctgcttTGAGCGCGTGCAACTCCTTCTCGCACGTGAAatcttcgcctcgcctcctcgccccgccgtctcttcgcgccttcttcccggCGCCCCGCCAACCTCTAGACACGCAGCCGAAGACGTGAAAAAATCTAACTGCGGAGGAACGTGATGCACAGtcaaagaagaaaaagcggcTCACCTGCTTCGCAACGCGGTCCAGGCCGAGGAAAGAGAGCGTGGCGGCGACAAGCTTCTTCCGGTCCTCCGCCGACCTGCCCGATTtcagagaggcggcgaaaTCTAAGACTTCCCACACTTCCTCGTTCCCGTTGAAAATGTTCTCCTGCGCTCAGACAGGCAAAAGAGAGACaaaaggcgcaggcgcttcacACGCGTGGGAACGATATAACCGCGTGAATCAGAGAACACGCGCGCCGtactcgcgcgcgcccgctcgTTGCCGACCTCTTTGCTCCTGCTTGTAAGGACGAACCGacgcacatacatatgtacatacatatgcaaTCATACAAACATGCAtctatacatacatacacatacatacatacatacatacatacatacatacatacatacatacatacatacatacatacatacatacatacatacatgcgtatatatatacatatatatacatacatacttacgtagatacatacatatatacatgcctacagatacatatacatatacaggTATAAATAAAAGAAGTGTGCGATTCGTGGCAGTCTGCCGGCTTGCGACAAGGGCCCAGCGCCCTCTAACTCGACAttcacgcaggcgaggcgtaGGCACTTTTACCTGGGGAGCGTAAATGGAGAGCGCCTTGAAGCTTTTGTCGTCTCGCTTTTTCCCATCTACGAAGACGTCGCCCGTGTACGCGCTGGGGAGCTTCTTGTTCGCCAACACATCGAGGAGAGTCGTCTTTCCGCTGCCCGAAGGCCCCATGATGCCGACGACGCTTCCCGGCGGGATCGAacctgcagcgagagaaaggcagacgcaggatctgagggggggcgggcgacggcagcgcccgcgaggaaaACGAAATGGCGAGGGCAccacgcgagaggcgcacaAGAGACTTTTGGCAGCCAACGAGGCAGGGTAGactgcgagacgcgcgagcgcgagactCAGCTGGGGAACGCCTGAGACACGCGGCCTCAACAAGCCCGAACAAGAAACGAAAAACCCCTCCCTGGCGCCCGCCACCCCTcccgcgagaaggcgacaggcgcgccgccgtcgcgtgcGGCTGGGCCGTGAGTCGTTGCATTTCTCACCTGAGATCGGCCGCAGGATAGTTTTACGCTGCTTCTTCCCGTCTGGTCCCACATGTGGAACGCTGCACTGGACGTCTCGAAAGGAGAAAGTGactccctctcgcgcgctgtccgccgaggcgccggctgagctgcggcgctcgggTCTCCGCGGACTGAcctcgtccgcggcgtctgccggcaCGACCGGCAAGAGCCTGTCTCCGCcacttccgcgccgcgcgcacggcgccccctgccgcgcgaccctcgcctccctcccccccgctcGAAAGCACCAccgccgcagcttcgccagcccgtctccgtcgcggcctgctgtctccgcggtcgcggcgaggagtccacaggccgccgcagactcagcggcggccgcgcctctgcagccttcggcgcgcggaggcgaagcgtccggggggcggcagcgaagactgcgcgggcgcctctggGGCGCAgtcagcgaggcggcgcccagcggctccgcgggcgcgcgacccTCGCGAAGTGGAGACAGCCCGGAGAGACCGCAGTCAAGCATTTTCCGCGTAGGATCGCCGTGAAGAGGACTCACGACGGCAACCCGGGATCAGTGCGGCGGGAGAGGCTCGAACTCAAcagacgcaggccgcgccgcacgcgagaaggccgccgttcgcggcggagggacgccgaggcgagaTTGAGCGAGTCGTGAGACGCCAGCGTCCCCTTCCGCCAAAAAAAGCTGAactgcgtctctctgtggCTGCGTCTcaagacagaggagagggaggacaCGCCTAACGAAGACGCGAATGTATTCCCTTGCAAAGAGCCTCGGCCGGGCGCGCGAAAGGTCCCTtgtctgcaggcgaggaTCGCAAGCGAGAAATGCCGCCGTCGGGGGAACTGGGAATCCGACCGAATCTAAACCAGGAGAGGATGCAGCACGGGGCGGCAGCACTCTAAAACCGCACATCTGCGGCGCCCCCGAGATGTGCAGGGAATGGAGTTCTGCCTCGACGAAAAAGGCGACAAAAGTCGAGTTCACGCGAAAAGGCCGACACCTCCGACGGCCCCGGCGCGTTTGCGATTGACGAAAcggcgagaaagaaggcCTGCTTGCACGGGAATTTCCCCAAAAGGACAGACTTGGCTGACCTGCGTCAGCAAACTCTGTCCATgtctctcgcccgcctcACCAGCCGAGCCCCGCGCAGGTTGGCAGAGCTGGAGAATTGGAAAGCGGCGGAAAAGGGCTGAGGCTCGGCGCAGATACGAGGGGATGTAAACAAAACACATGAGTGACACAGCGAGAAAGAACTCGGACTCATCTCGCCAGAGAAAAAGCAACCCTCGATGCAGatgcgccgtcgccaggcgcgcgacagATGAAATCTGGCGTCGCACCCTCTTTTCGAGGAACAGCCGCGCACGGAGGCCATGAAAAGTGTCAGAACCTGGAACAGACAACCCTCTGATGCGGAAGGAGTTTCGCGCGTGAGAGACTCTCGTCCCTCGAACGCTCGTCGATTGAATCTACACGTGGAAAaagcgcgcatgcgcgatgTGAAGTTGCAAGCTCTGTGAACGCGGTGAGTCACTCGCTGGTCGCGTGCCAGACCTCTGCGGACCGAGAGTCGAGACGCATTTAGTTTCCGTGGTTCAAGGTCGCTTGTGGAAGTCAGTCGATATTGTGCCTTCATGGAAGACAGACAAACGGACAGTTTTTCTGGAGACGcagcacgccgcggccgaaggggggggggggggaggctcCGGTGGTGACTCTGCGCTcctttttctgtctttcgGCGAATCTCGAGAGCTGAACTTGAGCCGTTTGGCTCCAAACGGGGCTCTCGTGTTTTTTCGGCTCTATGTCTTCCCATGGTGTGCGCGACAAAGACCGGTCGAACTTGATACGGTTCCGCGGGTCGCACTCGCGCACTCCCTCGCAGGAAGGCCGGAGTGTCTGAAAATGCCATtgaagcgcagaggcgatCCCGGGTCCAGAGGCGATCCCGGGTCCAGAAACGACCCCGGGGGGTGTGCGCTGGATGGAACTTCACGCGTGAGAGCCGTGTAAGGAAAGGCAGACACATACGGAAACGcatcgcgcggcgaggaggtgTGGAGATACAGGGGATGGGCATGGCCGCGGCGAATCGAATCCTGTCGGAAACCCTGACGTCGCGATGCAGCTAGACAGTCTCGGTGTGACGTGCTGCTGAACTCTTCGAAACTCCACTGGGTGCCTGCCTCGCACAGTACCACGAAAATTGGCACATATAGCCACACCCTAGCCCCCGATGGAGgcgccctgccgcgccgacgaGCCCCAGGTGTCCAGGGCGGTCCTCACGGCCGACCCTCCACAGAGAAATATGTCTTCGTAACTATAAATCGTGCGCGAACGACGTTCTAGCTTCGTCATACAGGGTTCCGCTTCACTGACATTCCAGATGATTCATGCAGCAACTGCTTCTTTAGTTCTTCTGCGTATCTCGGTTCACGTCTCGAGGTATGTGTAACTCCAGCTGGAACACTGGTGCCCTAGCGTCACGTGCTGCCTTGCGGTGCGAGTCGGGCGACGGAGTATCGGGGGCTGGGGGCGCTTCCGGAGAGGCTCTCTGAatcgcgcgagaggcactGTAGTTCGCTTGGGTTTGACCTCTACGACAAGTCAGTCTAGCGGGTTGACGGGTTGGGCTCTGTGGAATCATGCGTTGAACGTGCCGCGGGGGAGGGTAAGCGAGCTGCTGTGATCCACCATGTAGCTTGTTGTTTTGCGAAGTTCAGTCGACGCTGCGTAGGGGAGTTGGTGCGCGTCCAAAGGAAGGACACGGTCCCCGTTCGGAGCTAGAGAGCCCTGGGATTTAGATGCAGCGACCCCCTAGAACGAGCCGGAAATGCAGGGCATTGCCTTGTCTTTTATATAAATCCATTAATAGCTGTCgagttccttgtatctagttagctcacgGCGTACGTCGGGTCAGACCAAAAGGGTGCACCAATGGTACTGGAAAATAGGAGATCTGAGACGAGGCCCCCCGCGCACGCCAACCGCAATCCGTTTATCAGACATGGAGAGTTTGGTGGCCTGTCGACAGCGTGGATCTAGTTCCCTTTCAGGGTCTTTCAATGGTCTGAGACTTGCCCTGTAGCAGGCGCTCCCGCGTAAAATGGCGAAAATGCCGTATGCCACCGCTCCGCTGTGGACGCCGACCCCATCACGCAGCAACCGCCGGCCGTGACAGAAAAGCCCCTGAGAGAGTGTGTTTTCGAGCGGTTTTTGCAACGGTAGCTGATCGATTCGTTTATGGTAAGGATCATGCTGAAGCAGATTTCGGCTCTAGGCCTCTGCTGCCCGCGTTGCGGAAGAAACAGCGTGGTTCTGATGGATGCCCCCGTCGTTACCCATGCCTCCCAAGCCGACGCTTCAGCCATTCAAAGCGCCAGTCGCGCATACTCCGTTGTCGTCTATCGCCGCCCGCATTTTGACTTCCACCGTCCGCCCGCCCTGGACCCCCTCGCTTCCGCCCTGTGTTTGCTTACTGCTTCACCGGTCTCCCGTGCCCCCTATCCGTTTGGCGTCTCAGTTTACCAGctgtgtgcgtctgcgtgcgtctctgAAGACGTTAGACCTCACGTGCTGGCCCTTCTGCAGTGGCGCTTGTGTACCCTAACGTCGGAGAGGTGATACTCAACCCCCCTCTTTGCTTGGTTTGACAacgagcggctgctgccggtTTGCCTCGGCGCCACCCTGGCTGCAGCGTCTATCCGCCCGACCCCCCATCCCCACACCCCTTGGCCGCGCTGAGCGCCTCGTTGAGAGTCCACTGAACTGCCGCGACGTGTGCGTCTCCAGTGGAGGGTGGAGGGCTGCGTGGCATCGAGGGCCCCTGTTGAGCTTCAGGAGCGATTCAGACACGGAGATACATcagacggagacagagacacacgcagtCGCGTCCCGCACAGCACCGCTGCGGGTGCATTTAGTTTTTTCATTCACCGTCCCCCGCAAGCTACGTCCGATTTTTCTGATATTTTCCGATTGCGCTACGAATCACGTCGAAGCATATTTGCTGTTACAAGTGAATCCCGCCGGCAGCAGATGGCAGGTATACGCGCGATACGCAGGGCTGGTGTCACTCTCGCGGCCCTCTGCACTGCTTCACTTTGCCTGGCCCTGTGTCGAGCCACACGCTCGGACTTTTTTGGTGCCGCAGAGGTGACGCCCAGGTCTACGCAACCTGCAGGCGACACAGTGAAGGGCGGGGCCAGTAGTGGCCTCAAAGAAGAGagtcccgcggcgccggaagAAGATCCCATGTCGGCTGAAGTCGACCCCGACGTTAACCGCCGCGCCCCCCCGCAGTACGAGGGCGGAGTTGACCCTTTCGTTGAGGAGCTGGTTGCCGTGGTGAGGAAGGCCCACGAACTCGCCCTCGCACGCGGCAccttcggcggccgcctcgacCCTAACGACCTCGTtgaggctgcgcagctcgtgAAGCGAGACCGCGAAGAGGCGTCGTACTCGATACCCCCCGGACTCTACCAGGATCCGTATGAAGACCTCGCGTCTatcgaggaggaagaaa is a window encoding:
- a CDS encoding hypothetical protein (encoded by transcript BESB_014900); this encodes MAGIRAIRRAGVTLAALCTASLCLALCRATRSDFFGAAEVTPRSTQPAGDTVKGGASSGLKEESPAAPEEDPMSAEVDPDVNRRAPPQYEGGVDPFVEELVAVVRKAHELALARGTFGGRLDPNDLVEAAQLVKRDREEASYSIPPGLYQDPYEDLASIEEEETLPDLDKEEDSDFIY
- a CDS encoding ATP-binding cassette G family transporter ABCG87 (encoded by transcript BESB_014890), whose translation is MLDCGLSGLSPLREGRAPAEPLGAASLTAPQRRPRSLRCRPPDASPPRAEGCRGAAAAESAAACGLLAATAETAGRDGDGLAKLRRWCFRAGGREARVARQGAPCARRGSGGDRLLPVVPADAADEVSPRRPERRSSAGASADSAREGVTFSFRDVQCSVPHVGPDGKKQRKTILRPISGSIPPGSVVGIMGPSGSGKTTLLDVLANKKLPSAYTGDVFVDGKKRDDKSFKALSIYAPQENIFNGNEEVWEVLDFAASLKSGRSAEDRKKLVAATLSFLGLDRVAKQRVGNTVVRGISGGQKRRLMIGRALVTHASLAFCDEPTSGLSSTDAESLMIGIREVAKACQVSFLVVIHQPRVEVFEMFDAFILLASGRCLYNGTKAHMEAYFSQLGYPLPPYVNPAEFYMELTSSEETVEKLATAYASRRASLASKGLSTPRLSSQGEAAVSSPRGSAGGLGGVLLAPEDAEPNGARGGRGGKARTRVEPAQGDGNLKGAVEDVAAEPRRLTIASSFAGTHALVRALHQEPGFKHALPRFLGQFWILARRSFTLAWRDRNALLMMAGNALLVAILTAVLFSKVYQEKAIMYQLSSLVLLSLSLASIPAVNMTLYMEKKITYLYETSDGFYSAAPYLLAEMTTGFLLLFGATFLALAIVIPCCAFPASKFGPILLLFMLFLLVVDAVMQCGAAVCPTYMMANTFAGGWLALFSVVNGYNANPKSVPVWLTWLVYLSPFYYLLDGVAIILYWDNADIFGSPEKAAKFGYASCEELLEAYGFAGTASGSRLTPPQWLWSVDMLVLLLMTVAIKASACLYQAYFGRLRR